The proteins below are encoded in one region of Pseudonocardia sp. DSM 110487:
- a CDS encoding VOC family protein, which translates to MAVEIPAPVDLPASAHSDLHSERGALRREHPGRARNPVVKVADLAWLQFEKPDLDRAETFARDFGFTVAARTADGLRLRGSFAGTDAVVIRRGPTSRFVGPVFRVDEPADLERLARHTGSRVRPLGAGRAGSIVDLVDPSGIPVGVVHGAEVHAELPEQVALTLNTGLTPRRINWPQRPAREPARVQRLGHVVLETPRFDSALDWYLDTLGLIVSDFLFLPGQRELGPTMAFLRCDRGGVPVDHHTLAMLLAPGLGYVHSAYQVTDLDAIAAGGEYLAERGYRRAWGIGRHIQGSQLFDYWRDPDRLMVEHFADGDLFDASLEPGWAPLSASGLAQWGPPVTRDFLGATPTPARLREVVDALRREDTELTAGRLLALLKAMSS; encoded by the coding sequence GTGGCCGTGGAGATCCCCGCGCCGGTCGATCTGCCGGCGTCGGCGCACAGCGACCTGCACAGCGAGCGCGGTGCGCTGCGCCGTGAGCACCCCGGGCGCGCCCGCAACCCGGTCGTCAAGGTCGCCGACCTGGCCTGGTTGCAGTTCGAGAAGCCCGACCTGGATCGGGCGGAGACCTTCGCCCGCGACTTCGGCTTCACCGTCGCCGCCCGTACCGCCGACGGGCTGCGTCTCCGCGGCTCGTTCGCCGGCACGGACGCGGTCGTGATCCGGCGCGGTCCCACGTCGAGGTTCGTCGGGCCGGTGTTCCGCGTCGACGAGCCGGCCGACCTGGAGCGGCTCGCCCGGCACACGGGCAGCCGGGTACGCCCCCTCGGCGCGGGCCGTGCGGGCTCGATCGTGGATCTGGTGGACCCCAGCGGCATCCCGGTCGGAGTGGTCCACGGCGCCGAGGTGCACGCCGAGCTGCCCGAGCAGGTGGCGCTGACGCTCAACACCGGGCTCACCCCGCGCCGGATCAACTGGCCCCAGCGCCCCGCCCGCGAACCCGCTCGCGTCCAGCGCCTGGGACACGTGGTGCTGGAGACCCCGCGCTTCGACTCGGCCCTGGACTGGTACCTGGACACCCTCGGCCTGATCGTCAGCGACTTCCTGTTCCTGCCGGGCCAGCGCGAGCTGGGGCCGACCATGGCGTTCCTGCGCTGTGACCGGGGCGGCGTACCGGTCGACCACCACACGCTGGCGATGCTGCTGGCACCCGGCCTCGGGTACGTGCACTCCGCCTACCAGGTGACGGACCTGGACGCGATCGCCGCGGGCGGGGAGTACCTCGCCGAGCGGGGCTACCGGCGGGCGTGGGGGATCGGGCGCCACATCCAGGGCAGCCAGCTGTTCGACTACTGGCGGGACCCGGACCGGTTGATGGTCGAGCACTTCGCCGACGGGGACCTCTTCGACGCCTCCCTGGAACCGGGATGGGCACCCCTCTCGGCGTCCGGGCTGGCGCAGTGGGGACCACCGGTCACGCGGGACTTCCTCGGGGCCACCCCGACGCCTGCCCGGCTGCGCGAGGTCGTGGACGCGCTGCGGCGCGAGGACACCGAGTTGACGGCCGGCCGGCTGCTGGCGCTGCTGAAGGCGATGTCGTCATGA
- a CDS encoding fumarylacetoacetate hydrolase family protein, whose amino-acid sequence MTIGVLRAGGHWWVEDPGTARALEIGTSARVTAELLADRAAVDKAARQVGDSTRAVDVADLELESPVTTPCRVVAQMVNYRSHAKDSGFDPDSVPPTFFRKASSSVTGPRSTIVRPAHVTLLDYEVELGLVLGADLPLNTAVSEADLPRYVAGLVITDDVSARDIQLPKGQFYESKSYPTFTPVGPRLVLLDEGDFAHLDRLRLRLWVNDVLRQDRTAADMIVRPARALTLLARFQALAPGDLLLTGTPGGTALKAPPKPVEIVGNLLPPAVKWRTFLGRQQRNRSYLQDGDVVTATIATADGTIDLGTQRTPVEHR is encoded by the coding sequence ATGACGATCGGTGTGCTGCGCGCCGGCGGACACTGGTGGGTCGAGGACCCCGGGACGGCCCGCGCGCTGGAGATCGGCACCTCGGCCCGCGTCACCGCGGAGCTGCTCGCCGACCGGGCCGCGGTCGACAAGGCTGCGCGGCAGGTGGGTGACTCCACCCGGGCCGTGGACGTCGCCGACCTGGAGCTGGAGTCCCCGGTCACGACGCCGTGCCGGGTGGTCGCCCAGATGGTCAACTACCGCTCGCACGCGAAGGACTCCGGGTTCGACCCGGACTCAGTGCCCCCGACGTTCTTCCGCAAGGCGTCGAGCTCGGTCACCGGGCCGCGCTCGACGATCGTGCGCCCGGCGCACGTGACCCTGCTCGACTACGAGGTGGAGCTGGGTCTGGTCCTCGGGGCCGACCTGCCGCTGAACACCGCGGTGTCGGAGGCGGATCTGCCGCGCTACGTCGCCGGCCTGGTGATCACCGACGACGTCAGCGCTCGGGACATCCAGCTGCCCAAGGGGCAATTCTACGAGAGCAAGTCCTATCCGACCTTCACTCCGGTCGGGCCACGGCTGGTGCTGCTCGACGAGGGCGACTTCGCGCACCTGGACCGGCTGCGGCTGCGGCTGTGGGTGAACGACGTCCTGCGGCAGGACCGGACGGCCGCTGACATGATCGTCCGGCCGGCCCGGGCGCTGACCCTGCTCGCCCGCTTCCAGGCGCTCGCACCCGGCGACCTGCTGCTCACCGGCACTCCCGGCGGCACGGCACTGAAGGCGCCACCCAAGCCCGTGGAGATCGTCGGGAACCTGCTGCCCCCGGCCGTCAAGTGGCGGACGTTCCTCGGCCGCCAGCAGCGCAACCGCTCCTACCTGCAGGACGGCGACGTCGTCACCGCCACGATCGCCACCGCTGACGGCACGATCGACCTCGGCACCCAACGCACCCCGGTGGAACACCGGTGA
- a CDS encoding acyl-CoA synthetase, which yields MSAATADGLWPRLDEPGDLPALEAVPLAERGLPASTWALLDRAASLWPERTAITVLPSVAAWDEPVKLTFAGLRDRVGRTAAVLHGLEVRRTNAVGVISPNTAGMLCAVLAAQAAGVVSPINPALAEDVIAHLVATTCARVLVVAGPDLDERVWATITRLVPGSAVHTVLVLRPDTAAGPAPRVPGLPGVQVLDLAESTAAEDIAELSDLPEATDAAAYFHTGGTTGAPKIAVHTHGNEVTMAWSMAAVQRATDPDGSVSAIFAALPLFHVNALLVTCLAPLMTGRPVVWGPPGGYREPGLHPTFWRIVERYRIGGMSAVPTVYASLTRVPVDADISSLRMPVVGAAPLPDAVRTAFSAHTGVELVEGYGLTEATCATAMTRRGRARPGSVGQRLPYQQVKAVAVDPVTGEWTDLPPGETGLLVISGPTVFAGYLRDGRPIRDGVVRDGWLDTGDRGSVDADGFLRLAGRTKDLIIRGGHNIDPAVVEEALLRHPGVLAAAAVGRPDRYAGEVPVAYVVCEPQAAVSAEDLREWAAGAVPEPAAAPKEVVLVDALPLTEVGKVFKPALRADAARRLIAAELGRLGGRVMVVPGSGPGSIGVVAPDDQVDRVRDVLGGYALDWHLVENGT from the coding sequence GTGAGCGCCGCGACCGCGGACGGCCTCTGGCCGCGCCTCGACGAGCCGGGCGACCTGCCTGCCCTGGAAGCGGTGCCGCTGGCCGAGCGCGGCCTGCCGGCGAGCACCTGGGCACTGCTCGACCGGGCTGCGTCGTTGTGGCCCGAGCGCACCGCGATCACCGTGCTGCCGTCGGTGGCGGCATGGGACGAGCCCGTCAAGTTGACCTTCGCCGGTCTCCGTGACCGGGTGGGGCGCACCGCCGCCGTGCTGCACGGTCTGGAGGTGCGCCGGACCAACGCGGTCGGCGTGATCAGCCCCAACACCGCGGGGATGCTGTGCGCGGTGCTGGCCGCCCAGGCCGCCGGGGTGGTCAGCCCGATCAACCCGGCGCTGGCCGAGGACGTGATCGCGCACCTCGTCGCCACCACGTGCGCCCGCGTCCTCGTGGTCGCCGGACCGGATCTCGACGAGCGCGTGTGGGCGACGATCACCCGGCTGGTCCCCGGCTCGGCCGTGCACACCGTCCTGGTGCTGCGCCCGGACACCGCGGCCGGGCCCGCGCCCCGCGTGCCCGGGCTGCCCGGGGTGCAGGTCCTCGACCTGGCGGAGTCCACCGCCGCCGAGGACATCGCCGAGCTGTCCGATCTCCCGGAGGCCACCGACGCGGCCGCGTACTTCCACACCGGAGGCACCACCGGCGCGCCGAAGATCGCGGTGCACACGCACGGCAACGAGGTCACCATGGCGTGGTCGATGGCCGCCGTACAGCGGGCCACCGACCCCGACGGCTCGGTCTCGGCGATCTTCGCGGCGCTGCCGCTGTTCCACGTCAACGCCCTGCTGGTCACCTGCCTCGCCCCGCTGATGACCGGCCGGCCGGTGGTGTGGGGCCCACCGGGGGGCTATCGCGAACCCGGCCTTCACCCGACCTTCTGGAGAATCGTCGAGCGCTACCGCATCGGCGGGATGTCCGCGGTGCCGACGGTCTACGCGAGCCTCACCCGCGTGCCGGTCGACGCCGACATCTCCTCGCTGCGCATGCCAGTCGTCGGAGCGGCTCCGCTGCCCGACGCGGTGCGGACCGCGTTCTCCGCGCACACCGGCGTCGAGCTCGTCGAGGGTTACGGCCTGACCGAGGCGACCTGCGCGACGGCGATGACCCGCCGCGGTCGCGCGCGCCCGGGATCCGTCGGGCAGCGGCTGCCGTACCAGCAGGTCAAGGCGGTCGCAGTGGACCCGGTCACCGGGGAGTGGACGGATCTGCCCCCTGGCGAGACGGGTCTGCTCGTGATCAGCGGTCCGACGGTGTTCGCCGGCTACCTGCGCGACGGCCGCCCGATCCGGGACGGCGTGGTGCGGGACGGCTGGCTGGACACCGGGGACCGGGGCAGCGTGGACGCTGACGGGTTCCTGCGGCTGGCCGGCCGGACCAAGGACCTGATCATCCGTGGCGGTCACAACATCGATCCGGCCGTCGTCGAGGAGGCGCTCCTGCGGCACCCGGGCGTCCTGGCCGCGGCGGCGGTGGGCCGGCCCGACCGGTACGCCGGCGAGGTCCCGGTCGCCTACGTGGTCTGCGAACCGCAGGCGGCGGTCTCCGCCGAGGACCTGCGGGAGTGGGCCGCCGGGGCCGTGCCCGAGCCCGCGGCGGCACCCAAGGAGGTCGTGCTGGTCGACGCCCTCCCGCTCACCGAGGTCGGCAAGGTCTTCAAGCCCGCCCTGCGCGCCGACGCCGCCCGTCGGCTGATCGCCGCGGAGCTGGGCCGACTGGGCGGCCGGGTCATGGTGGTGCCCGGCAGCGGGCCGGGGTCCATCGGGGTCGTGGCCCCGGATGACCAGGTCGACCGAGTCCGAGACGTCCTCGGCGGCTACGCCCTGGACTGGCACCTGGTGGAGAACGGGACGTGA
- a CDS encoding bifunctional 3-(3-hydroxy-phenyl)propionate/3-hydroxycinnamic acid hydroxylase yields MTGEPVVVIGAGPVGLTAALLLSRRGHEVVVLERHPAPYPLPRAVHLDGEVVRILQEAGVADGFREISRPMPGLRLVDASLHTIAEFRRDHAVGENGHPDASMFDQPDLERLLGTAVDGQPSISLLRDATVTAVEHRRGGELVRYDHAGRTAELTAAAVLGCDGAGSTTRAALDMGFRDLGFTEDWLVVDVRSARPLPMWAGVHQVCDSRRAATFMHLVGERYRWEFRLLESDRTGGAVAPERIAELLGPWTDGPGPERIDVVRTATYTFRARVARQWRDRRVFLLGDAAHQTPPFIGQGLGAGLRDAHNLAWKLDLVLRGAAGESLLDTYEAERVPHVVAQIRGAIAVGWALTGGSGRTAALRRAAVRGLCRVPGVAARFLDASSPRLRLNGGGRTPVGLLCPQARTPDGWFDDVLGTGFALVTLDAVDQGLGGVRVVPVTVADPVGRWLVAGGIRAALVRPDRVVCAVAQRTKDVARLLTAVSLPRPDPAVPVLPTR; encoded by the coding sequence GTGACCGGCGAACCGGTCGTCGTGATCGGTGCCGGCCCGGTCGGGCTGACCGCGGCGCTGTTGCTGTCCCGTCGCGGGCACGAGGTCGTCGTGCTGGAACGCCACCCGGCTCCCTACCCGCTGCCGCGCGCGGTGCACCTGGACGGGGAGGTCGTGCGCATCCTGCAGGAGGCCGGGGTGGCCGACGGCTTCCGGGAGATCAGCCGGCCGATGCCGGGACTGCGGCTGGTGGACGCGAGCCTGCACACCATCGCGGAGTTCCGCCGGGACCACGCGGTGGGCGAGAACGGCCACCCGGACGCGTCCATGTTCGACCAGCCCGACCTGGAACGGCTGCTGGGCACGGCGGTCGACGGCCAGCCGTCGATATCGCTGCTCCGGGACGCGACGGTGACCGCCGTCGAGCACCGGCGCGGAGGGGAACTCGTCCGGTACGACCACGCAGGTCGCACCGCGGAGCTCACCGCCGCCGCGGTGTTGGGGTGCGACGGCGCGGGCAGCACGACCCGGGCCGCGCTCGACATGGGGTTCCGCGACCTCGGCTTCACCGAGGACTGGCTGGTCGTGGACGTGCGGTCGGCGCGGCCGCTGCCGATGTGGGCCGGCGTGCACCAGGTCTGCGACTCCCGCCGGGCCGCCACGTTCATGCACCTGGTGGGGGAGCGATACCGCTGGGAGTTCCGCCTCCTGGAGTCCGACCGGACGGGCGGAGCGGTCGCGCCCGAGCGCATCGCGGAGCTGCTGGGGCCGTGGACCGACGGGCCGGGCCCCGAGCGGATCGACGTGGTGCGCACCGCCACCTACACGTTCCGGGCGCGCGTTGCGCGTCAGTGGCGCGACCGGCGGGTGTTCCTGCTCGGCGACGCCGCCCACCAGACCCCGCCGTTCATCGGCCAGGGGCTCGGCGCCGGCCTGCGCGACGCCCACAACCTGGCGTGGAAGCTGGACCTCGTGCTGCGGGGGGCGGCGGGCGAGTCGCTGCTGGACACCTACGAGGCCGAGCGGGTGCCGCACGTCGTCGCGCAGATCCGGGGCGCGATCGCAGTGGGCTGGGCGCTTACCGGGGGAAGCGGCCGCACGGCTGCGCTGCGTCGGGCGGCGGTGCGCGGGCTGTGCCGCGTCCCGGGGGTGGCGGCGAGGTTCCTCGACGCCTCCTCGCCGCGACTGCGGCTGAACGGCGGCGGCCGCACGCCGGTCGGACTGCTGTGCCCACAGGCCCGCACGCCCGACGGATGGTTCGACGACGTCCTCGGTACCGGATTCGCGCTGGTCACGTTGGACGCGGTCGACCAGGGGCTGGGCGGGGTCCGGGTGGTGCCGGTGACCGTCGCCGACCCGGTCGGCCGGTGGCTGGTGGCCGGCGGGATCCGGGCCGCGCTGGTCCGGCCCGACCGCGTGGTGTGTGCGGTGGCGCAGCGCACGAAGGACGTCGCGCGGCTGCTCACGGCGGTCTCACTCCCGAGGCCGGACCCGGCCGTTCCGGTTCTTCCGACGCGATGA
- a CDS encoding MBL fold metallo-hydrolase, producing the protein MSGLTRRFLLGGLAVGAASLTTGCVGHGPGAAPSSASAPAALRAPLTSGARTRLVLLGTAGGPNWWLDGHRRGVASAVAVGDRFYLVDAGEGVGPQIRQARLGNWESRLRGPLDALRSIFITHMHSDHVCDLNDLLVNGLANGLWSGDAPTQVWGPGNRGQLPPARPGSSPAALAPENPTPGTREMIELLKRTYATDLNDRTFENGLPDPDSFFAGHDVPIPAQYLADPNGNPHPRMSPVPFYEDDRVRVSATLVQHAPVFPALAFRFESDEGSIVFSGDTSPSENLVELASGADVLVHEVIAGEWVAADFPAPCDPVDEAIYQHLIGKHTLVEDVGPLAERAGVRTLVLNHFVPSTWPEERWEAGVRGFSGRLVVGVDLDQIGIGAP; encoded by the coding sequence ATGTCTGGTTTGACCCGCCGATTCCTGCTGGGAGGCCTGGCTGTGGGTGCCGCATCACTGACCACGGGTTGCGTGGGCCACGGTCCCGGTGCTGCACCGTCCTCGGCGTCCGCGCCTGCCGCGCTCCGCGCCCCGCTCACGTCCGGAGCGCGCACCCGCCTGGTCCTGCTGGGTACGGCGGGTGGCCCGAACTGGTGGTTGGACGGCCACCGCCGCGGGGTCGCGTCGGCGGTCGCGGTCGGCGACCGCTTCTACCTCGTCGACGCGGGGGAGGGGGTCGGGCCGCAGATCAGGCAGGCCCGGCTGGGGAACTGGGAGTCCCGGCTGCGCGGCCCGCTGGACGCGCTGCGCTCGATCTTCATCACCCACATGCACTCCGACCACGTCTGCGATCTCAACGACCTGCTCGTCAACGGGCTCGCCAACGGGCTGTGGTCGGGCGACGCCCCGACGCAGGTCTGGGGACCGGGGAACCGGGGCCAGCTGCCGCCTGCTCGACCGGGCAGCTCGCCGGCGGCGCTGGCACCCGAGAACCCCACCCCGGGCACCCGGGAGATGATCGAGCTGCTGAAGCGGACCTACGCCACCGATCTGAACGACCGGACCTTCGAGAACGGGCTCCCCGATCCGGACAGCTTCTTCGCCGGTCACGACGTGCCGATCCCCGCGCAGTACCTGGCCGACCCCAACGGGAACCCGCACCCCCGGATGAGCCCGGTCCCGTTCTACGAGGACGACCGCGTCCGGGTGTCTGCGACCCTGGTCCAGCACGCGCCCGTCTTCCCCGCGCTGGCCTTCCGGTTCGAGAGCGACGAGGGGTCGATCGTCTTCTCCGGCGACACCAGCCCCAGTGAGAACCTCGTCGAGCTGGCGTCGGGCGCGGACGTGCTGGTGCACGAGGTGATCGCGGGCGAGTGGGTGGCCGCCGACTTCCCCGCCCCGTGCGATCCGGTCGACGAGGCGATCTACCAGCACCTGATCGGCAAGCACACGCTCGTCGAGGACGTCGGGCCGCTCGCCGAGCGGGCTGGCGTCCGGACGCTCGTGCTCAACCACTTCGTCCCGTCGACCTGGCCGGAGGAGCGGTGGGAGGCCGGCGTGCGGGGCTTTTCCGGGCGCCTCGTGGTGGGCGTCGACCTGGACCAGATCGGAATCGGGGCGCCGTGA
- a CDS encoding amidohydrolase family protein: MMGTAGCAGEPAGGTTPDGGGAELVDVHAHFLTDAYLAAATAAGHRTPDGMPAWPRWDVDSHLALMDASGIATSILSISSPGVHFGATGGGDEPARRLARQVNEFAAGVVAAHPTRFGQFAALPLPDVAGAVAEAVYALDELGANGVVVLSHAGGVYPADPVLDPLLEELNRRAAVVLVHPTSPPHWEAVARGRPRPLMEFLFDGARAAVDLALSDRLTRFPDIHWVFTHGGGVLPLLADRIDLFLAHVGGGAPRSRDLMSRFWYDCAGTPFPLQLPALAAVVGTERLLYGSDFCFTPPAAVAAQLASLDAAPAPEGSVSWRDLLARNAGRLVRSE, encoded by the coding sequence ATGATGGGTACCGCCGGCTGTGCCGGGGAGCCGGCAGGGGGAACAACGCCGGACGGTGGCGGGGCAGAGCTGGTGGACGTGCACGCGCACTTCCTCACCGACGCCTACCTCGCCGCGGCCACTGCCGCCGGGCACCGCACTCCCGACGGGATGCCCGCGTGGCCGCGGTGGGACGTCGACAGCCACCTCGCGCTCATGGACGCCTCCGGGATCGCCACCTCGATCCTGTCGATCTCCTCGCCGGGCGTGCACTTCGGTGCCACCGGTGGCGGGGACGAGCCCGCGCGCCGGCTCGCCCGGCAGGTGAACGAGTTCGCCGCCGGCGTGGTCGCCGCGCACCCGACCCGGTTCGGCCAGTTCGCCGCGCTGCCGCTGCCCGACGTCGCGGGCGCGGTAGCCGAGGCGGTGTACGCGCTGGACGAGCTCGGGGCGAACGGCGTGGTCGTGCTGTCCCACGCCGGCGGCGTCTATCCCGCCGACCCGGTCCTCGATCCGCTGCTCGAGGAGCTGAACCGTCGTGCCGCCGTGGTCCTCGTGCACCCGACGTCCCCTCCGCACTGGGAGGCGGTGGCCCGAGGACGCCCGCGTCCGCTCATGGAGTTCCTCTTCGACGGCGCCCGGGCCGCGGTCGACCTGGCGCTGTCCGACCGGCTCACCCGCTTCCCCGACATCCACTGGGTGTTCACCCACGGCGGCGGCGTGCTGCCGCTGCTCGCCGACCGGATCGACCTGTTCCTCGCCCATGTCGGCGGCGGGGCGCCCCGCAGCCGTGACCTGATGTCCCGGTTCTGGTACGACTGCGCGGGCACTCCCTTCCCACTACAGCTGCCCGCGCTCGCCGCCGTGGTCGGTACCGAGCGCCTGCTGTACGGCAGCGACTTCTGCTTCACCCCACCGGCCGCGGTCGCCGCACAGCTGGCGTCCCTCGATGCCGCACCGGCCCCCGAGGGTTCGGTGAGCTGGCGAGACCTCCTCGCCCGCAACGCCGGGAGGCTCGTGCGGTCGGAATGA